tcttgctcccTTTTCTAGCTTGGTTTTGGATTGGTGTTTCTGGAGCCTTCTGTTTCATTCTTATCCAATTGGTTCTACTTGTGGATTTTGCTCACTCTTGGAATGAGAGCTGGGTGGAGAGAATGGAAGAGGGGAATTCTAAATGCTGGTATGCAGGTAGGAATCTTAACCTGTAAAGGGTTTGTTTGTACTGGCCAGTACCCTGCAGAATATCATTTACTGGTTTGCAGACATACCTAGAATTAAACTCCACAGTGTCCCTGAGTCACTGCTCTAAACACCTGAAATTTATAgcaatgtttcctttttcttgttcaataaaatgcaaaatactgtAGGCTTGTGAGTAGCACATTTGACAGTCCTAATGAACCACACTTGGCCTGGTTTGCAGGGCGTGTGCAGAGCTCGGAGCCTGGCTCTCTTCAAATGTGAGCTTTGCTCTGCACGtcccctctgtgtccccaggAGCTCAGCTGTGTCCATGGCAGTGGCTGCAGTACCACACCGAGCGTGCCTTGGTGCCTGCTCCCCAGCTGGTCACTAATTACAAAGTGCTAATTGTTGTGGTTCTTAGCTCATAACTAAGAATGCTGCAACAGCGTTTTGTAGCAGAGTGGAAACAAAAACGGGTGACCTCGAGCACAGGAATTCAGGGCAGATAAATGTCCATGAGAAGTGTGCAAAAAGCACTCTCTCATTATGACACTGTGGCCTGATACCAGTTAAACTAATTAAATTGCTGCTGGAAGGCAAGTCCTGTTCCCCTGATGGCAGCACTGGCCTTCCTCTGAGCTATGCTGCTTAGTGAGCACAAGCAGAAATTTAgccatacattaaaaaaatgcattctgcTAGTCTAGTTTTGTGACCCAGACTGCCAGGTGAGGGACTGTCTTGCAGTGTAAGCCACTTTAGATGTACTATTAAAACTATACGTGTAAtgtaaaaaagtttttttcctccagctctgttgTCCTGTACAAGCTTGTTCTATGCCTTGTCCctggtttttgttgttctctTCTACGTTTTCTACACGAAGCCTGATGACTGCACTGAGAACAAGTTCTTCATCAGCTTTAACATGATCTTGTGCATTGCTGTCTCCATTGTTTCTATCCTTCCGAAAGTTCAGGTATGactttgctctgctcttttcttctgACATACAAAGCAGGGAAGTGAGAAGGATGTAGTACCAGTTCAGTCAGAcataaaaactttaaaacttgGCTATCATAGCTGTGCTAGTTAGGaacttaaaaccaaaaaatcttgGTCTGAAACTATTGTGCTGCATAGTGACACATTTTCTGAAGAGAGGCTTTTTTCATCTAACATGGTTTTGGACTTTGTTTCCATGTGGAGGACTGCTGGCATGCTTTTGGTGGTGAAGGCCCTGGGTTGAACAGAGAAATCTGTTAGGGAGTAGAAAATAGCTGGAGATTTATTTGCTTAATACTGTGGCTTTGAAATTAGGGGCAAGCTTGTTTAATGTAAGAGGAAAGTTGCATGTTACTCGATTCTGAACTGGTGTTGCTCAAATCCCATGCTAGATTCACATCTACAAAATTGTTTGAAAAGGTTGAGATTAACTCAGTAAGAGCCTGTAACTGAGTCTTGGGcaccaaaaaaatgtatttggtttgcttattttttctgtgtttgagttGCTTTTTGCATAAATGATATAACTCTAAGGAGTTTCTTCCAATTTTTTGAACATAGAACAAAGCCCAATGCATTTCTAAAGCAATGGTTTTCATGCTAGTAATTGTTGCATCTGTGGCAGTGGGGTAAAACTATCCAACCCTAGGTAAAACTTGCCCTTTTGACCTTGGCTTGCTCTTCTCCTTTGGAACAGGAACATCAGCCTCGCTCGGGCCTCCTTCAGTCCTCTGTCATCACGCTCTACACCATGTACCTCACTTGGGCAGCCATGTCCAATGAGCCTGGTAAGCAACACGTGTCTTGAGTCACATATTTTGGTGTGCAAGCAGAAGCTGCTAATGGTTATTAGAGACCACCCTGTGGGAATTGCTGATCTATCCAGATCAAATCCAGTGAGGCTGAAAAGCTGACTTGACTGAAACCATCAAGCTGCCTCTTTACAGAACTAAACTGGAGTGTTtgtaaggggggaaaaaagaaagtgtcaGGGCTTTCtgatgttatttatttattatacCTGTGTCTAGctcacaggcaggaaaaatatTGCAGGCAATTTCTGCCTCTGGAGAATCGAAGAGATCAGCAGTTAAAGGGAATGAAAAATTGTGAGCTTACCTGTCATCTTTTCTTAGCTAAATGCTGGCAAAGCTCATCTCTCTAATCTCCCTTGAAATCcctttcagaaagaaactgtAACCCAAGTTTGCTGAACATCATCACCCAGATAGCTGCACCCACAGCTGTTCCAGCCAATGCCACCGTCCCACCTGCCACTCCTGCTCCGCCCAAGTCCCTGCAGTGGTGGGATGCCCAGAGTGTTGTTGGACTGGTTATCTTTGTCCTTTGCCTCTTGTATTCCAGGTAGGAGCTGCACTGCTATCCAGTGATAAAGAATTGggatttctctgcctcttttctttgattttgggTCTAGTGCAAAATGTACCTGCATTTATTTGCATCCAGCTGCTGTCTCAGGCCCGAGGCCAAATGTGGCTCTGCTTCGTGGATGAGGATAAGCTTTATAAACCCAATCCAGATAACAGAACAACATGTGTTACGAGgtgattagagggatggagcacctctcctgtgaggaaaggcttgAGACAACTGGgtttgtttagcctggagaaaagaaggctttggggtgacctacttgtggccttccagtgtctgaagggagcctgcaaggAACGTGGAGAGAGACTTTTACAAGGGCACGGATTAAAGCTgaaagagtaggtttagattagatattatgaaaaatttctttactgtgagggtggtgaggcactgcaaTGGCTGTCCAGAGCAGTTGTGGATGCtccgtccctggaagtgttcaagggcaggctggatggagctctgagcagcttggtctagtggaatgtgtctctgcccacagcaggtgGGTTGGAACGAGATAATCTTTAGTGTCCTTTCCAAACCACACTTTTCTATGATCTGGGACTAGGAACGCTGTTTAATTAGGTTAACAGAAGCTCGGATGACAACAGTTTGAGGAATTTCCTTATGTttccaaacagattttaaaaaatttatttgctaGTCCCAGACATTCATTGTGATCCATTACTTGCTTATTAGCAAACATAGCTGACTGTAAAAGGAGTTTTTAACCGTGTCTCTCTTTGGGTTACATTGCAGCATCCGCTCTTCAAGTAACAGCCAGGTGAACAAGCTGACACTGTCTGGCAGTGACACTGCCATTCTGGAGGAGACCGTGGGGATAGGCAGCGGGGCTGCCGACGAGGGAGAAGTGCGCCGTGTCACGGACAATGAGAAGGACGGGGTCCAGTACAGCTAcaccttcttcctcttcatgcTCTTCCTTGCTTCTCTTTACATCATGATGACACTCACAAACTGGTACAGGTAAGAGCCAGATGGGAAGTGATGGGTTCTATGTGCCAGTGTTTCTATGTGGATAGGAGACTCCTGCCCTGTGGGCTACTCCTGTCAGGCTGGTGAAGGTGCTGTCCCTATGCCAGTTGCATTAGAGTTGTGTCTTCTCGGTTTAGTGTTACTGAATTAACATGTAAGAAGGCAGTGCAGCACAGTCAGCAGCTGTGGTTCCAGGGCACTACTTCAGAGCAGAAAGTGTGGCTGCCATTCTTCAGTTGGATGAGTAGCAGGAGGGATACATGTGGAATTGGTTTCAGGTGGCCTCCTGAAGAGTTTGTTAAGAGGCCAACCTGCTGTCCCAGGCTCTTCATCCTGGGAAAAATGTGCAGGGACAGCCATACATGCTGCGTATCAGAGATGTGATTTCCTACATCTCTTGGAAACGCTTGGACATGCCCTCTGCTGCGTCAGCTTAAAAGCCACTGCTCCCAGGACATTATATAAATTAGCAAATACACTTAGAGATCAGCAGCCACCAGGAGTCTATTGCACAGCTCATGCAAATCCTTCCTTCAACAGCAGCACATCAGCATGGGCAAGCCGGCTTGAAAACTGTGTCCCAAGAACAACAGCCTGTGAAGGAGCCACAGGAAACTGCTGGTTTAGTTGTTTATGTTCTCAGAAAGGGTCTTGCATTGGAGTGTCCCAAAGGATTGCCCTCACTTCAGATTCATATGAGAGGTACCAAGGAACAGTGGGAGGTGCTTTCTGTGTTTACTAATGGACTTCCTTACTTTTTAGCCCTGATGCAGATTTCAAAACCATGACAAGTAAGTGGCCGGCCGTGTGGGTGAAGATAACCTCCAGCTGGGTTTGTCTGCTTCTCTATCTTTGGACCTTAGTGGCTCCTCTTGTCCTTACTAATAGAGACTTCAGTTAAGTTCCTGCACCTGTCTGAGCTTACGAAAGTGGGCAACTCTTTGCTGAAAGCCAAAATGTTCATTTACTGCTTTAGTTACTGTTTCTTATGTTGGTATTAAAATGCAGTTGGATAGAAAGTTACATATTGTATAATGCTTGATGCAGCATCAGAATTATCAGTTATCTTTCTATTTTAACCTTTACCAGGGttattattgcatttttaaaattcactaCAGCTGTGCTGtcaaagcacaaaagaaattatctgTTCTGTCCAATAGCCACAACCTTCTATTGAATAGAAGTTAACATTTAGTTAAATATgaagtaatatattttaaagaacagttaTAATCAGCATAATGCACTACTATGCTAATGCTTCAGTTTCTGGAAGTGTAAGCCATGCTGCTTGATTTCTACATTCCACTGCAAAAGTTTATTTACaggaaaagtttatttaaattactttatgTTGTGGCAAAAAAAGCACCCTTATTCCTCAccagaaagatctctgaagtTGAAAAACTAGTTAActcttaattcttttttaagaCAAACTTGCCTTTTTTAAGAGGCAATTTCTATGGTAACTTCTTTTTTAGGATGTTTGCCAAATAGAGGGGTAAGTGTATGAATAGCTTAATCAACTTTATGATTATGTTGGAAAAATTGAGCTTATTGACTGGTTGATTTCACTTGTCCAATGTGCTTAATAAAAGTAACATACATGgaattattattactattattattggCTCTAAGGCATTTGCACTGTAAAGTCATTTGAATAAAGCAGACTAACTACTGAAACTGGCCCAGCTCTGTTGAAGTGTTAAGAAACAGCAGttatttcagctgctgcagtgtccACCTGGATGTGACTGGGTGTTTTCTCCATGCAGTAAATACCAAGTGAcatatttcttttgaaacaaaCAGTATCTGACTGTCAAAGCCTGTTCCTTGAAGTTGCTCAACTTTGGTTCTCTAGGAGAAAGCAACACCTTTTGCTAAGGCAGTGCTGTGGTGATTATGTGTAGTAGCAACTGTGTGTAAATGTGGAACTTGTGTGTTGTTTTTGAGGTGAACAGTAAAATATCCCAACGTGACACAAGACAAACGTATTGAAAATATCAAATGAGCAGCTGTTACAATGTGTTTAATCACCCAGTCATGCATCataaaattacacatttttgatgacttcattttataaaatgcaatataaaaataaatttttcaaaataagatgTACACTTAACCACCCAACACCTCTAGGCCCACATATAACAGAAggcaaaattaatatttgaataaCACGATGAGTAACTCATGCCAAAATGAGatttaacaaaaacaacagTTCAGCCAGTTCCTGAAAATACCTCAGGGCTTGTAACACCCATTTGCAAGAGTATAAATTCAAGTACTTTTATGTACAGTTTGCAGCTACCTTTTGTGCCCCCTAATGCCAATTCAGTTCAAGTATCGTTCCTTATGATGTGTTGGATTTGGCAGGGATGGCTCATGTACTGGGAAAAGCATATAACCTTGGAAAACAAAGTTATTTCAAgtgggaagaagaaacaaaagtggTTGTTGtgctgtaaaaaaacccaaacagcccccaagcaaaaaaccaaccccatCATGTAAGCTTTTCCTAGCTATTCTCTTAACTTGCAGATAAGGAGGTGCTCTACTtgacagaaatgtttattttccaaatgctcACATGAGAAATTCTGGGAACAAACTGATTTCTTTGCTACTAAGTACTAAAGCTCAAAGAACATTCTCAGCTCTGTAGCCAGGACACCATaagccagagctgtgctttctGTAAGACCTGCCAAGCACTGGTTAGAGATACTTCAGGGTTAGAGACACAGCTCAGCAAAGCTGCAACTCCTGGCTGAGTTCTAAAGCCAAAAGGAACAGCAAATTACGAATAAGAGATTCCTGGTAAAGCCTGGCTTAATTTAGCATCCTGACATCCACTGCCAGCTTTAAGAAAAAGAGGTTCTGGAGGCACAAGACTGGCACTTTTCAGCACTGGCAACTGTggtggtttaaccccagccagcactgTGACTGCTCGCTCACACAGTGCCACACCGACTCCAGTGAAGAAAATTCTaccccagccaaacccagcacaaTGATATAGCCTCATTTATTATGTTTAAATCATATTCTTTATTCTTAGtgagcagaggaaagaagagggTGAGGTGGATCTAGTCTGCCTACTATTTAAGGCATGCAAGAGAAtataaaagcctgaaaaaaggGAGTTTTGTAGAGGTTCCTCAGCCATCTGCTGAACACCACTAGATTTAGTTGTCTTTGAAGGACACTAAATTGAATTTTGAACATCCAACCTCCCTCTCTAGTAGTTACATAAGGGGATGAAAGTAGCTGTTCCTACAGTTAATATACCCCCACTTGCAACCCTGCAGCACAATTAAGGAAAGACTATCAGGCCTTCATCTTTAGGTAAAATGTCCATTCTGTCTTTTTTAGTTGTACATTGTGACTGGAATTAAGAGGCACTAAAACAACAGAAGCACCACTCTCTCTGTTCTAGCAGTTCAGCAGTGTGGGCAGCCACTTATCTGTCCAAGTCCTGGTGCTGTGTGCTACTGGCTTCTAGGTGGcaaaaaactgaattaatttctgcaaaacACCGAGCATATTCTGGCCACAAAGGAGGAGCTGCCTAGCAGTACTCTTACCTTATTTTTAGTGGAGGAAAATGGTAGcttgttttttccctgcacTAAAGGTAATAGCTATCAAAGAGGAGTTACAATTGACTTCTAAAGGTAAGAAAAATGAGATGCTTTCACTGAGGAAAATTAATCTCTTCCCACCTTTAATCTACAACTGTCCATGTGATGAGTTTTCTCCTCCTACAGATTCTGAACTGCcacccagaaaagaaaaaagctgcatGGTTTTACCCTCTTTCAGAACCCAGTCTCTTTTTATAATGTCAGGATGACAGGTATGGCATTTGCCACCCCTTAGTTCCAGGATGAGGTCTGCTGCCAGGTCAGGAAGTTGTTAGAGTGGTAGAGGAGTCTCCTTTTGGCAGTGCAGTCATGCTGCAAGGGGACTGGGAGGAAGAAAGACATTCAAAACAGAGTTTGgcactttgaaaaatgaatgtcTGAGATCCTCAAGATAATTTAGTTTTATATTTACAGAAACGTAACTGGTGCCTATAATCACAGTTGGCACTAAATCAAGATTTCATCCAGAGAAAGTGCTCTAGTGATAAGTTCCCAATTAGAAGGGATGTTCTTTTCCACCAAATAGTGAATTATTTCATCTTGAAGTAACAGACTGTGCTTTCCTCATCCTAGTGAGGTTTCCCATCTCCACACCATTATAGTGCAGAAAAACGTGTGCAAAGAGTGTGCTGAGAGTTAAGTTCTAATTCAAGAccattaaacaaaattaacttGGGGAGTGGGAACAGCTTATTTAGACACAGGTATCTTACCCTGGTTTGACATCAATGTTAGTTCTGTCTCTAGACAAAGACCTAGAAGCACAGGGATACAAATTATGGGTAAATATCACAGAGATGATTCAAGTCTTAACTTCATACAGGAACATGACAACCAAAGACAAAAGAGGTCAACAAAGTCAAAAACCAAGTTGTAACATTTCACAAAAGAGCTGACAAGCACGGTGAACAAAATGCTACAATATCAGGAAATTTAagaatgtgctttttaaaagcctgtCTGCATTTGGTTTCACAGACATAGAACTCAAATTCAGCCCGAAGTAACAAGCTAAAGCAGCACCTTGCTGTCTTACATGAAGTATTGCCTTCTATACATCACATGCCAACTGCTACAAAACCTCCTCACAAATCCTGGGTATGAGGTACTTACTCAATTCCTTATCTCAATCAGAAAAGAACTGTCAATGTGGGAAGGTAGCTAACACAGCTTGCTTTTATTTGGTCCTAAACCTCATTATTTGAAGCTGTTGTCCAATCAAAAGCTTTAGTAAATGATCTGAAAAActtcctgttttctgaaaatgaagattGCATCTGCTGTATAAACCTTGGTATAGATATTATGGTAGTTAATCCATCAGTCACAGTTCTTCCAACTGTGAGGAAGTTTTAAGAGATGATCTCCAAACAGGTATTCACGAGTAAATTTTGTTCTGTATTAATTTGAGACAAATGTTCACTGAGATATTTCAGAAACACCAACTCACAATCTGAACCACGTGACAGAGGACAGGCCAAGTTAGACTTTCATGGTTTTAAGCAATCTTCACTAAAGAATTATATTTTGCAGGGttcaaaagccattttcttgTCTTGGATTACTGGCATTTGCAGAAGGGGAAGGGACCAAATGATCACAAAGCTCATAAATCATCCTCACTTTTCACCTGTGTGGGGCGGAGACAAGAAACTGTCAAGCTTACCTATctgcaataattttttccctttatcaTTAGAAAGAAGAAGCCAGTTTGCATCATTCACACAGAGGTTGATGAGCCTCAAGTCTTCTACATAACTTGTGCTCTTTGCTTTTACCCTCCCTGAACTCTGCCCTGCCCCCATTGtgccctctccagcttcctttgGTTCTACAGTGTAAAGTGCCTCAGCAGTCTGTCCCTAAACTGCAGGTTTAGGAGTAAGGCAGAGTTCACAACATCACCTATCAGAGCAGATCTTAACTGTGCTGGAAAACCTCCCTCCAGTGGTTTGTTAGTAACAGTAATAGAGCTGAGGTTTCATCCCTCGCAGGGAATCATCACACTGCTTTTCATCAGCATCTCCACTCACTAGCAGGTCGTGGGGAGAGCTGTCACACTGGAGCACCAGCTCTGAGAAATCATGCAGGAAGTCCTCTTCAgaggccagcagcagctcattcCAGGCAGAGATGTCCAGCTTGCCTGCAGTACCACCGTACTCTTCAGGAAGGATCACTGGAGGAATGTTTTGGTGAAGGGAATTCAGATCACAGccatgaagaaaaaactgaagaagaaagcaaaagagctTTAAAAGTGCACATCAAACACTTCACAGCAAATTGCTGGAACAGTCAGCCTACAAGCTTATTTTGAGCTAAAGAACAAATTTTAGGAGTGATGTGTTTATGGGCaagtggcagcacagagcagtcGGCAGGTGCAGTCAGACACACCAGTGAGAGAAGCCCTGAGACAATCCACACCTAGTGCAGACTAAATCCCAGCAAGAGAGACTTGACATGTGCCTGGGCTGAGGTTCCAAATTCAGTTCATCCCCAAGATCACTCATGGGGTTGAAAGTACTTATccttgtgggaaaaaaaaaaaatcatccttgGCAACCACAGTCCTGTGGAGAGGATACTTGTGCCACACAGGACCCTCGCATAAGGGAAAAGAGCAAGGAAGGGGCAACACAGTTTTCCTTTGGCAGCACCTCATAAACAAAGTGCTACTGGCCCAAATGTCCTGGATAATGTCCTGGATACAGAGCACATGTACTAAAATTCCATATTAATATTATGACAATATTGAATTCCTCAAAGTTTCTGTCTCACAGAGAATTTTCCcaatatgtatatttttaaaatttaaagcagaaagtaaAATGGCACCAACATTTTTCTAGCTGTCAAgtattataatttctttttcttttttacttaatGGTGGCCAAACAAGGAACTTACaaacattaatattaaaatcaCACAAATCCTTACCCTGTTTGCgatcttttccttcagaaaaggcTTGATGATTGCAAAAATACCTTTGAATATACGAGGCTCATTTATTATGTTAACAGCCTTTATTCGAATGGGGAATCCATCCTGAAGGGTAAAGAAGATTTTTATaatgcagtttaaaaaacatctttctctttttaaaatttcctgagACTGATTGCCAGCACACAACTTTAATCTGAGGTACCAACATAAACCAGTACAACAACAGAAATTCAACTTGTTATAGAGAGCAGTCCTAGGATGACATCTGTGAGCATAAAAACAAGGTCAAGGGACAAGAAAACCCTCCATCAAAAAATACACTGCTGTCAGTAGATCCTAATTTCTAATATTGATATTTATCTGCCTTGACAAATACACATAGATAATCCCTGTCCTTTGGGTATTCCCAGCTCTGATGAGGATGCAGTAATAAAGTGATGTCTGCAGTTCCTGAGGAGTCCATCACACTCAGTGCCAGAGCAGGCTGCTTCTAACAGTGTGTCCAGCAACTAGATTTGGTGCCCAACATATtctaaaaagtgtttttatgcAAAGAAGGAACCTAATATTGCTAGGACACACAGTTTCCCATAAAGGACAGTTTAAAACAGCAGCTAATTATgggatttctgctgcagaaatttatttgcagaaatatttttcaagggCAAAAGCTCATGATCAACAATTAAGGACTCAGTGAAGTTTCTTTCCCTCTAACCAGCTCTACATATACAAATCAGCCAGTGCTTGGAGTGAAAAGCACACAACAGGCACAGCTGGAGTATTTTTCTCCATAGGAACGTCAGTGAATTAGCTCATCTttacaggagctgcagctcagcaaggTTGATGCAACACATTTCTATTCCACCATACCTTTATGTCCTTCCCCAAGTCCAGCTATTGTTTTGTGAATATCTTCCAGTAGGAACAGCAGGACTCTCATGGCATTATTCGTACAAATTAAATATGGGCTTACAGTTAAATGACACATTTAGATCATAATGTAAAGGAGCGAGTTCCTATAAAGGCATTCCTTAACTCACCAGTCTCATTTCCATACACTCCCCTGATTCACCCTATCTTCCCTGATCCCCCCATGGATACAAAAAAGGACATAACCAGCTCAGGCCAGAACAAAAGTAATGATGGAATGAACCCATTCAAGAGAAGTTTTCTCATCTCATTCCTCCAGACTGTACCAACATCAAGTGAAATCATCAAACCTTCCTGCCATTTTGGCCAGGCTACTCCTCAgtcctttccccttcctgttTTGTCCAGCTTCACTGTGTTTACACCCTTGCTCTAACTTGCTCTCCACCACTTTCCTTCCACACATCCAGGCAGAGATGCTTTTCATTACTGTCTCTTTTGCTGCCCCTGTGCTAAAGAAGCCTCTGCTTTCAGGGCATGGATGGAAATCCTTCCTCAAATCACACCCATTCAAAAGTCCTCTTAAAATTTTTGCAGCAGCACTTGAGCTGGAACCTGCACTTGCCCCATGGTTAGCTCCATCTCAGCTGACAGGAACCATTTAAATACCAGGCCATTTCCTGACTGTCTCCTCTCTAACTGTAATTCTCTGctgtctttcttccttcccactACCTAGCAGAACTGCTTTTGTCTGTTCCAACTCGAAGTTTGCATTTCTAATGCAAATTAAGTTTTAGGGATGCAAAAGTCAAAAAAAGGGGCAAGTGAGGTAAGCTGGCTTTAAGGGTGTGAGAAACTGGTTGGGCAGAGACATGGTTAACTCTGCTAGTGAAAGCCAAGATGATGAAGTTTGTGGTGACATAGTCAAGAACTCTACACACAGAAGCAATCATTTACAATGCACAAGTGTATTTTCCCACCAGTTCAGGTCTTACCTGAAGAATTCCAATCACTTTTTTGGCTACAAAAGGACCAAAATGAGACGCCTTAGATAAGCTGACTCCTTTGTAGTCTGCCAGGATTACAATTCCATTCACCTGGGTCTCTTCGGACTGAATGAGTTTTTCTAAGGTTAAGTATATGGCACGAATGTTCTCAGTAATCGGATAATTACTGGGTGTCCATCTGTCTGAGGTTACAAGACAGGGATGGTAAGTCGGAGAGTGAAGATAAGCTAACAATACACATTCcaaaaaactgattttctgttttcctggacTCAAAAGTTAGTCTTTATAGCCACAGTTCTAGTTCAGAGCAGCCTTTCTTAAGCAAGAGGAAAATGGCAACTCGTGTTCACTTCAGGGAGCAAAGGCAATGGTTTTAAGAACCCAATGTtctccagccagcacagctcattAAAAGCAGTTTCAGCTCAGAAAGAAGGCAGGTaaatggaaaagaggagaatgaatgaaaacaaatttacaGCAAGCCTGGCAGCACCAAAAGCACATGAAAGACTCTGATTATTTACACAGGAGTCAGAGCTATAGGCTCCTCTCTCCGCTTactgtaaaaacaaattatgaGTTTCTAAGGGTAGGCCAGCAGCCTTGTTTCAATTTGAGTTACTGCgtattaatttttcttgaattgCCTAACATTTCATCGACCtcactgcattttcattttgccatGACTGCACTTATTgctgacagaggaaaaggaactGGAATAATGCTGGCTAAGGACCAGCGTGTCCCTTCCCAAGATAGCTTTTCAAATTTGAGAGAGCCCACACACTCTGTGCAAGTCACCACTGTtcacaggagagcagggagcaggctTTTGGCCCAGACACACCTCGAGGACGGGGAACAGAGACACTCAGGACTGAGTACCTGGGCGGATGCAGACAACGTGGCGTCCCTGCGGGTCCCGG
The nucleotide sequence above comes from Corvus cornix cornix isolate S_Up_H32 chromosome 20, ASM73873v5, whole genome shotgun sequence. Encoded proteins:
- the SERINC3 gene encoding serine incorporator 3 isoform X1, which translates into the protein MLAPGMEEQLKKIPGFCDEGLHTQIPHLDGFVSCDVFVGYRAVYRVSFAMAMFFFLLSLLMIEVKTSNDPRASIHNGFWFFKIAAIVAIMVGAFYIPEGPFTRAWFWIGVSGAFCFILIQLVLLVDFAHSWNESWVERMEEGNSKCWYAALLSCTSLFYALSLVFVVLFYVFYTKPDDCTENKFFISFNMILCIAVSIVSILPKVQEHQPRSGLLQSSVITLYTMYLTWAAMSNEPERNCNPSLLNIITQIAAPTAVPANATVPPATPAPPKSLQWWDAQSVVGLVIFVLCLLYSSIRSSSNSQVNKLTLSGSDTAILEETVGIGSGAADEGEVRRVTDNEKDGVQYSYTFFLFMLFLASLYIMMTLTNWYSSTSAWASRLENCVPRTTACEGATGNCWFSCLCSQKGSCIGVSQRIALTSDSYERYQGTVGGAFCVY
- the TTPAL gene encoding alpha-tocopherol transfer protein-like, coding for MSGDSDCTRTSPSAGSPSDNELLPDRPKYVCTLSPDLVTKAREELQEKPEWRLRDVQALRDMVCKDYPSLGTCLDDAFLLRFLRARKFDYDRALQLLVNYHTCRRTWPEVFSNLKPSAIKPVLESGFVTVLPHRDPQGRHVVCIRPDRWTPSNYPITENIRAIYLTLEKLIQSEETQVNGIVILADYKGVSLSKASHFGPFVAKKVIGILQDGFPIRIKAVNIINEPRIFKGIFAIIKPFLKEKIANRFFLHGCDLNSLHQNIPPVILPEEYGGTAGKLDISAWNELLLASEEDFLHDFSELVLQCDSSPHDLLVSGDADEKQCDDSLRGMKPQLYYCY
- the SERINC3 gene encoding serine incorporator 3 isoform X2, encoding MLAPGMEEQLKKIPGFCDEGLHTQIPHLDGFVSCDVFVGYRAVYRVSFAMAMFFFLLSLLMIEVKTSNDPRASIHNGFWFFKIAAIVAIMVGAFYIPEGPFTRAWFWIGVSGAFCFILIQLVLLVDFAHSWNESWVERMEEGNSKCWYAALLSCTSLFYALSLVFVVLFYVFYTKPDDCTENKFFISFNMILCIAVSIVSILPKVQEHQPRSGLLQSSVITLYTMYLTWAAMSNEPERNCNPSLLNIITQIAAPTAVPANATVPPATPAPPKSLQWWDAQSVVGLVIFVLCLLYSSIRSSSNSQVNKLTLSGSDTAILEETVGIGSGAADEGEVRRVTDNEKDGVQYSYTFFLFMLFLASLYIMMTLTNWYSPDADFKTMTSKWPAVWVKITSSWVCLLLYLWTLVAPLVLTNRDFS